A single window of Dendropsophus ebraccatus isolate aDenEbr1 chromosome 5, aDenEbr1.pat, whole genome shotgun sequence DNA harbors:
- the AAAS gene encoding aladin → MCSLDLFPPPLPRGDVTMYEYNNTMIPWLADESPPPSFHTAMVNVPELMIPLDALKAPGRMELNSKAAFIHHKETVWKRCLNTWHQMGLPGLLEELSSSEEEVPPLLCRVSRCLLAACRWVSSFHGSLFPHLLMKSEDLTAEFSQACDWAGCSLRAFAWHPHTTKFALALVDDSIRIYTTGSPTIPTLKHRLQKDVASMAWKPLCASILAVACQSCVLVWHIDPTSLSTRPSSGCAQILTYPGHSPVTSVAWSPKGGVLLSASPVDTTMLVWDVSTESCVPLQRTGGGGVTFLSWSPDGSKVLSATPSAVFRVWETHMWTCERWPTLNGRCQTGCWSPDGCRLLFAVKGESVIYSLSFSVLDGEAACVGGNERATPIADVSEIVFEREEGEVRVGGEIQSMVWDPSGERLAVLLRENPDDKTSEAVIAIYRTKNSPKFELLPCGFIPSKVGEDPQLMQFHPCFQKGALLSVLWSSGRLSHIPFYFVNAQFPRFTPAIGTIVAGDTSSTAAMRPLFTET, encoded by the exons ATGTGTTCCTTGGACCTgttccctcctcctctgccccgTGGCGATGTCACCATGTATGAATACAACAATACAATGATCCCCTGGCTGGCCGATGAAAGCCCACCACCCTCATTCCACACTGCG ATGGTCAATGTCCCAGAACTGATGATTCCTCTGGATGCCCTAAAGGCTCCTGGTCGGATGGAGCTGAACAGTAAAGCAGCCTTTATACATCACAAGGAGACGGTCTGGAAACGCTGTTTAAACACCTG GCACCAGATGGGACTTCCTGGACTGCTGGAAGAGCTTTCCAGCTCTGAGGAAGAGG tgcccccattaCTGTGTCGTGTGTCACGCTGTTTACTTGCTGCATGCCGATGGGTTTCTTCTTTCCATGGATCGCTTTTTCCACACCTTTTA ATGAAGAGTGAGGATCTCACAGCGGAATTCTCTCAGGCTTGTGACTG GGCTGGGTGTTCACTCCGAGCCTTTGCTTGGCACCCTCACACCACCAAATTTGCCTTGGCTCTTGTAGATGACTCTATTCGAATATACACCACAGGAAG CCCAACAATACCTACATTAAAGCACCGTCTGCAGAAGGATGTGGCGAGCATGGCATGGAAACCATTGTGTGCATCGATTTTAGCTGTGGCCTGTCAGAGCTGTGTCCTGGTGTGGCACATTGACCCCACCTCCCTGTCCACAAG GCCCTCATCAGGCTGTGCTCAGATCCTTACATATCCAGGTCACAGTCCGGTTACTAGTGTAGCTTGGTCTCCCAAAGGTGGAGTGTTGCTGTCTGCATCTCCTGTGGACACTACTATGTTG GTGTGGGACGTCTCTACAGAAAGCTGTGTACCACTACAGAGAACAGGAGGTGGCGGAGTCACGTTCTTGTCTTGGTCCCCAGATGGCAGCAAGGTGCTCTCGGCCACCCCATCCGCTGTATTTAG GGTCTGGGAAACACACATGTGGACTTGTGAGCGCTGGCCAACACTCAACGGCCGCTGCCAG ACTGGATGTTGGAGTCCAGATGGATGTCGTCTGCTTTTTGCTGTAAAGGGAGAGTCTGTAATATACAGCTTATCATTCTCTGTATTAGACG GGGAGGCCGCTTGTGTTGGTGGAAATGAACGCGCAACACCAATTGCTGATGTGTCTGAAATAGTTtttgagagagaagagggagaagtCAG AGTTGGAGGGGAAATCCAGTCTATGGTGTGGGACCCCAGTGGAGAGAGGCTAGCTGTGCTGCTAAGAG AGAATCCAGATGACAAGACAAGTGAAGCGGTAATTGCCATTTACCGCACTAAGAACAGCCCAAAGTTTGAGCTTCTTCCTTG TGGCTTCATTCCAAGCAAAGTGGGCGAAGATCCCCAACTCATGCAGTTTCACCCGTGTTTCCAGAAGGGGGCATTGCTTTCTGTG CTATGGAGTTCAGGCCGCCTCTCCCATATTCCCTTCTACTTTGTGAATGCACAGTTTCCACGCTTTACACCGGCGATAGGCACCATTGTGGCTGGGGACACCAGTAGCACTGCTGCCATGCGACCACTCTTCACAGAGACTTAA